In Halapricum desulfuricans, a single window of DNA contains:
- a CDS encoding AbrB/MazE/SpoVT family DNA-binding domain-containing protein — protein MECYPKLRERGQVTIPEEVREGLNLEEGDQLKLTVEKLD, from the coding sequence ATGGAATGTTACCCGAAACTCAGAGAACGTGGGCAAGTGACAATTCCAGAAGAAGTCCGAGAGGGGCTTAATCTGGAGGAAGGTGACCAGTTGAAACTCACCGTCGAAAAACTCGACTAA
- a CDS encoding PAS domain S-box protein, producing the protein MTDTEPIRVLHVDSDDDLLEVVAAHLESEAPALDVEGVTDPETALDRLDDGSIDCVVSDYRPTGIDGLDLLERVRERDPGMPFVLYTSHGSEEIASETISAGVTEYMQKETGTDQYAVLANTIANAVEHARTEAALAESEQRYRTLVEQSHDGIFIYQHGTFEFVNERLCEITGYAESELFGMDVFELIHPEDRDRVRRISQKRQSGDGYPSRYEARVVTADGETRPLSLNVHSITYDGEPAEMGSVRDITDRYRSDERLEEFASVVAHDLRNPLNVLAGRLDLARETGDDVHFDAIERSIDTMEVLLEDMRDLARAGLPVRDPAVVDVADAARAGRESVDAELDLTLADGLPTVEADGDRLEDVFTECFENVAVHTDGESVRVEPADGGFAIEDDGPGIPEGERGRVFEAGYTTDPDRTGFGLAIVEWIGDAHGWSVTAEASSSGGTRIVVTDVE; encoded by the coding sequence ATGACAGACACAGAGCCGATACGCGTGTTGCACGTCGACAGCGACGACGACTTGCTCGAGGTGGTGGCGGCACACCTCGAGTCCGAGGCGCCGGCTCTGGACGTCGAGGGCGTGACTGACCCCGAGACGGCGCTGGATCGACTCGACGACGGCTCGATCGACTGTGTCGTCAGCGACTATCGGCCGACCGGGATCGACGGGCTGGACCTGCTCGAACGCGTCCGTGAGCGCGACCCGGGGATGCCGTTTGTCCTCTACACCAGCCACGGTAGCGAAGAGATCGCCAGCGAGACCATCTCGGCGGGGGTCACCGAATACATGCAAAAGGAGACCGGGACCGACCAGTACGCCGTGCTCGCGAACACGATCGCCAACGCGGTCGAGCACGCCCGCACGGAGGCCGCGCTCGCGGAGAGCGAACAGCGCTACCGGACGCTCGTCGAGCAGAGCCACGACGGGATCTTCATCTATCAGCACGGTACGTTCGAGTTCGTCAACGAGCGCCTCTGTGAGATCACTGGCTACGCGGAGTCCGAACTGTTCGGGATGGACGTCTTCGAACTCATTCATCCCGAGGACCGTGACCGGGTTCGGCGAATCAGTCAAAAACGACAGTCAGGTGACGGGTATCCGAGCAGATACGAGGCCCGGGTCGTCACCGCCGACGGCGAGACGCGGCCGCTGTCGCTCAACGTCCACTCGATCACCTACGACGGCGAACCTGCCGAGATGGGATCGGTTCGGGACATCACCGATCGCTACCGGAGCGACGAACGACTCGAGGAGTTCGCCAGCGTCGTCGCCCACGACCTCCGCAATCCGCTGAACGTGCTGGCCGGCCGGCTGGACCTCGCCCGCGAGACCGGCGACGACGTTCACTTCGACGCGATCGAACGGTCGATCGACACGATGGAGGTGCTGCTCGAGGACATGCGCGACCTCGCCCGCGCCGGACTGCCGGTCCGCGATCCCGCCGTCGTCGACGTCGCCGACGCGGCCCGCGCGGGCCGGGAGTCGGTCGACGCCGAACTCGACCTGACGCTCGCGGACGGCCTGCCGACGGTCGAGGCCGACGGCGATCGCCTCGAAGACGTCTTCACCGAGTGTTTCGAGAACGTCGCGGTCCACACCGACGGCGAATCGGTCCGCGTCGAGCCGGCCGACGGCGGCTTTGCGATCGAAGACGACGGGCCCGGCATTCCCGAAGGCGAACGCGGGCGCGTCTTCGAGGCCGGGTACACGACCGACCCCGACCGGACCGGGTTCGGGCTGGCGATCGTCGAGTGGATCGGGGACGCCCACGGCTGGTCGGTCACCGCCGAAGCGTCGTCGTCTGGCGGGACGCGGATCGTCGTCACGGACGTCGAGTAG
- a CDS encoding PrsW family intramembrane metalloprotease, whose amino-acid sequence MRPRKVLRIGRWEVTKNAGGIDRKTAVIVAAALLVLGAAVPIVLAQGGVTLDEGFYRVGVEEESPLYPVVESDPTFAVRDSDAELGSEIDLRIVGSQVVASDSRKGESALAELRNSVDSYNDRVMADEPNQSAAFPVTVSLTYAERNLSVGPADGTGNGGTDGTTGGGTGDGDTDGTTGDNGTGDGDTDGTTGDGTGDGGTDGTGDGDTDGTTGAGGAGGDVGSIARGLTGSDGMSGTPSEISPPFPFQSLILAFLFIIPLNFVIQAYGSTMLSERLNRRGELMLVTPVSRWDIIAGKTLPYFLGAMAFEGAIAGAVIALEPRSGSGAYAMLAVVPLVLLFLSATFLGAMFARSFKELTFVTVTITVGLTAYAFVPAIFTDVTPIALVSPLTVVVRDIQGVAIEPIEMAISTVPPLFTATLFFVLGAGLYREEDMFTQRSIPLKVLDSLAGRIRRRRSVALMVVLLMPLVILAELVAVAAIYPISLGLPQPLWLGAILLAIVTIEELAKSLPAYAGFVHSRYDRTVRSALVVGALAGLGFFVAEKGLLAVQLLGGLPEVQQAAVVSAGPTAGIDPLVGLGLLLAPLALHVVTAATSAVGMRSGRQGYAVGLTAAIAIHFAYNYAVVMLVV is encoded by the coding sequence GTGCGACCGCGCAAGGTCCTGCGGATCGGTCGCTGGGAAGTGACGAAAAACGCCGGCGGGATCGACCGCAAGACCGCCGTGATCGTCGCCGCGGCGCTGCTCGTGCTCGGGGCGGCCGTCCCGATCGTGCTCGCTCAGGGCGGCGTGACCCTCGACGAGGGCTTTTACCGAGTGGGTGTCGAGGAGGAGAGCCCGCTCTATCCGGTCGTCGAGAGCGATCCGACCTTTGCGGTTCGGGATTCCGACGCGGAACTGGGCTCCGAGATCGACCTGCGGATCGTCGGCTCGCAGGTGGTCGCCAGTGACTCCCGGAAGGGGGAGTCGGCGCTGGCGGAGTTACGCAACAGCGTCGACTCGTACAACGACCGCGTGATGGCCGACGAGCCAAATCAGTCGGCCGCGTTCCCGGTCACAGTGTCGCTCACCTACGCCGAGCGCAACCTCTCGGTCGGGCCTGCGGACGGGACGGGCAACGGCGGGACAGACGGCACGACTGGTGGTGGAACGGGCGACGGAGACACGGACGGAACAACGGGCGACAACGGAACGGGCGACGGCGACACAGACGGAACAACGGGTGATGGGACAGGCGACGGTGGTACGGACGGGACAGGCGACGGTGACACAGACGGAACAACGGGCGCCGGTGGAGCTGGCGGCGACGTCGGCTCGATCGCTCGCGGTCTCACGGGCAGCGACGGGATGTCGGGAACGCCCTCGGAGATCTCCCCGCCGTTTCCCTTCCAGTCGCTGATCCTGGCGTTCCTGTTCATCATTCCGCTGAACTTCGTCATCCAGGCGTACGGGTCGACGATGCTGAGCGAGCGACTCAACCGTCGCGGGGAACTCATGCTCGTCACGCCGGTCAGTCGCTGGGACATCATCGCCGGCAAGACCCTGCCGTATTTCCTCGGTGCGATGGCCTTCGAGGGGGCGATCGCGGGCGCAGTCATCGCGCTCGAGCCCAGGTCCGGCAGCGGCGCGTACGCGATGCTCGCGGTCGTCCCGCTGGTGTTGCTGTTCCTGTCGGCGACGTTCCTCGGGGCGATGTTCGCTCGGTCGTTCAAGGAACTCACCTTTGTCACTGTCACGATCACCGTCGGGCTGACGGCCTACGCGTTCGTCCCGGCGATCTTCACCGACGTGACGCCGATCGCGCTCGTCTCGCCGCTGACCGTCGTCGTCCGCGATATCCAGGGCGTCGCGATCGAACCGATCGAGATGGCGATCTCGACGGTTCCACCGCTGTTCACCGCGACGCTGTTTTTCGTCCTCGGCGCGGGCCTCTATCGCGAGGAGGACATGTTCACCCAGCGGTCGATCCCGCTGAAGGTGCTTGACTCGCTGGCCGGCCGGATCAGACGGCGGCGCAGCGTCGCGCTGATGGTCGTGTTGCTCATGCCGCTGGTCATCCTCGCCGAACTGGTCGCCGTGGCCGCGATCTATCCGATCTCGCTCGGGTTGCCCCAGCCGCTGTGGCTCGGGGCGATCCTGCTTGCGATCGTCACGATCGAGGAACTGGCCAAGAGCCTGCCGGCCTACGCGGGGTTCGTCCACAGCCGCTACGACCGGACGGTCCGATCGGCGCTGGTCGTCGGCGCACTGGCCGGTCTCGGGTTTTTCGTCGCCGAGAAGGGGTTGCTCGCCGTCCAGTTGCTGGGCGGACTGCCGGAGGTCCAGCAGGCGGCGGTCGTCTCGGCCGGCCCGACCGCCGGGATCGACCCGCTTGTCGGGCTGGGGCTGTTGCTCGCGCCGCTTGCGCTGCACGTCGTCACTGCGGCGACTTCGGCGGTCGGAATGCGATCGGGACGGCAGGGGTACGCCGTCGGACTCACCGCGGCGATCGCGATCCACTTCGCCTACAACTACGCGGTGGTGATGCTCGTTGTTTGA
- a CDS encoding RNA-guided endonuclease InsQ/TnpB family protein, with protein MKHTLRFRAYLPDDVASEAWQHIDILRQIRNHAVRDYYRSEYNDQTSDYDQHDKLTEWTDKWPTFADPSQHAAQQAISQIHDDLETLQERRNEGYDVGRLRWQGAGEFRSVSYNQPCRWNVDYNTGDDRFIRLRLEKIGWFKIRAERDVPPADDIDEVILKKETTGEWYVSLVTTVEDTPERPPLSEIEPEDCVGVDLGITSYIHTSENLSVDTLDLSDEYDRYAREQRKLDRKEHGSANWEKQRRKVAQAKRTIKRKVLDYQHKLTTWLVTEYDVVAVEDLDVKPMLETSQNGKNKQDAAWSRFLDLLEYKADLHGTHVEKVKPEGTTKECAVCGVETAKPIWVREHSCPACGHTDDRDLNAAKNILHRGLKQLGAGRSESTPVQTALPTFTPQREAVDAKRVVEAGSPGVVRKTSSSVMTRDGVSRTT; from the coding sequence ATGAAACACACGCTTCGCTTCCGTGCGTACCTGCCCGATGACGTGGCCAGCGAAGCGTGGCAGCACATCGACATTCTCCGGCAGATTCGCAATCACGCTGTCCGAGACTACTACCGCAGTGAATACAACGACCAGACATCTGACTACGACCAACATGACAAGCTCACAGAGTGGACTGACAAATGGCCGACCTTTGCCGACCCGTCACAACACGCCGCACAACAGGCAATAAGCCAGATTCACGACGACCTTGAGACACTGCAAGAACGCCGAAACGAAGGCTACGATGTTGGGCGGTTGCGGTGGCAGGGTGCAGGCGAATTTCGGTCAGTGTCGTACAATCAACCCTGTCGCTGGAACGTGGATTACAACACGGGCGACGACCGATTCATACGACTCCGACTCGAAAAGATTGGCTGGTTCAAGATTCGCGCAGAACGTGACGTACCGCCAGCAGACGACATTGACGAGGTTATTCTCAAGAAAGAGACAACTGGCGAGTGGTACGTCTCACTCGTGACTACTGTGGAAGACACACCCGAGAGACCGCCATTGAGTGAGATCGAACCCGAAGATTGTGTTGGTGTTGACCTTGGCATTACCAGTTACATCCACACGTCTGAAAATCTGTCCGTGGATACGCTTGACCTGTCCGACGAGTACGACCGCTATGCACGCGAGCAGCGAAAACTCGACCGGAAAGAACACGGCTCTGCCAACTGGGAGAAACAACGCCGAAAAGTAGCACAAGCGAAACGGACAATCAAGCGGAAGGTGCTGGACTATCAGCACAAGTTGACGACGTGGCTGGTCACAGAGTACGATGTTGTGGCCGTCGAAGACTTGGACGTGAAGCCGATGCTGGAAACCAGTCAGAACGGCAAAAACAAGCAAGACGCGGCGTGGTCGCGGTTTCTTGACCTACTGGAATACAAGGCTGACCTACACGGCACGCACGTCGAAAAGGTGAAGCCGGAAGGCACGACGAAAGAGTGCGCTGTGTGTGGTGTCGAGACGGCCAAGCCAATCTGGGTGCGCGAACATTCATGCCCGGCGTGCGGCCATACAGACGACCGCGACCTCAACGCGGCGAAGAATATTCTTCATCGAGGACTCAAGCAGTTAGGGGCGGGACGCTCCGAATCAACGCCTGTGCAGACTGCGCTCCCTACGTTCACACCTCAGCGAGAGGCTGTGGATGCAAAGCGCGTCGTTGAAGCAGGAAGCCCCGGGGTCGTACGGAAGACGTCGTCTTCCGTGATGACGAGAGACGGAGTCTCTCGAACCACTTGA
- the sucD gene encoding succinate--CoA ligase subunit alpha, with translation MSVLVDEDTRVVVQGITGGEGRFHTEQMLEYGTNVVAGAVPGKGGQEVAGVPVYDTVQGAVREADADASVVFVPPAFAADAVFEALDADGLELVVAITEGIPTQDMSRVYRKLEETDTHLVGPNCPGVITPGAAKLGILPGNVFSAGRVGVVSRSGTLTYQVVDNLTQRGIGQTTAIGIGGDPIIGTDFVDALALFEADPETDAVVMCGEIGGEDEEEAARYIGEHMDTPVAGFIAGRTAPPGKRMGHAGAIVSGSGTGTAQSKIAALEDNGVPVGDTPEEVADRVEDLL, from the coding sequence ATGTCCGTACTCGTCGACGAGGACACGCGCGTCGTCGTGCAGGGGATCACCGGCGGCGAGGGCCGGTTCCACACCGAACAGATGCTCGAGTACGGCACGAACGTCGTCGCCGGCGCGGTGCCGGGCAAGGGCGGCCAGGAGGTCGCCGGCGTCCCGGTCTACGATACGGTTCAAGGTGCCGTCCGCGAGGCAGACGCCGACGCCTCGGTCGTGTTCGTCCCGCCGGCGTTCGCCGCGGACGCCGTCTTCGAGGCGCTCGACGCCGACGGGCTGGAGCTGGTCGTCGCCATCACCGAGGGGATCCCGACGCAGGACATGAGCCGGGTCTATCGCAAACTCGAAGAGACCGACACCCACCTCGTCGGCCCGAACTGCCCGGGCGTCATCACGCCGGGGGCCGCGAAACTGGGGATCCTGCCCGGGAACGTCTTCTCGGCGGGTCGGGTCGGCGTCGTCTCCCGGTCGGGAACGCTGACCTACCAGGTCGTGGACAACCTCACCCAGCGCGGGATCGGGCAGACGACCGCGATCGGCATCGGCGGCGATCCCATCATCGGGACGGATTTCGTCGACGCCCTGGCGCTGTTCGAGGCCGATCCCGAGACCGACGCTGTCGTTATGTGCGGCGAGATCGGCGGGGAAGACGAGGAAGAGGCCGCTCGCTACATCGGCGAGCACATGGACACGCCCGTCGCCGGGTTCATCGCCGGTCGCACGGCCCCGCCGGGCAAGCGCATGGGGCATGCTGGCGCGATCGTCTCCGGGAGCGGGACGGGGACGGCACAGTCGAAGATCGCCGCACTGGAAGACAACGGTGTCCCGGTCGGTGACACGCCCGAGGAAGTCGCCGACCGCGTCGAAGACCTGCTGTAG
- a CDS encoding ABC transporter permease has protein sequence MFDDVRVAIARRDIASLSRERTIVLALAIQVFIAAFSSFLVVGLTSMYDPGSVESGELTFGVSGETRDELERAAGSAGVETEHYPTREAAMDAFRRGEVVGVFHAESVDRRISVTATVPDGSVQSTLAVVKARDVLEALERDERTRRAAYLQTRPVSPPPEGDGGSYFGFSYTVLVPLLLFLPPFISGSVTVDVLTEEIERGTLELLQVAPVTMTDIFDGKALGMAVLAPAQALLWIALLVVNGITVANVVPLLALVSAVTLLVVVLGAVLGLLLGQRRQAQLLYSIIALGLFGAAALLPEHPATVAAKLAVGSETTVSIATVLALSVLAVALYVATRRYVGTIDPERY, from the coding sequence TTGTTTGACGACGTTCGAGTCGCCATCGCGCGACGCGACATCGCGAGCCTCTCGCGGGAACGGACGATCGTCCTCGCGCTGGCGATACAGGTCTTCATCGCGGCCTTCTCGTCGTTTCTGGTCGTCGGCCTCACCTCGATGTACGATCCCGGAAGCGTCGAGTCCGGCGAACTCACCTTCGGGGTCTCCGGGGAGACTCGCGACGAACTCGAACGGGCGGCCGGGTCGGCCGGCGTCGAGACCGAACACTACCCGACGCGCGAGGCTGCGATGGACGCCTTCCGGCGCGGGGAGGTAGTCGGTGTCTTCCACGCCGAATCGGTCGACCGGCGGATATCCGTGACGGCGACCGTCCCCGACGGGAGCGTGCAGTCGACGCTCGCCGTGGTGAAAGCCCGCGACGTCCTGGAGGCGCTCGAACGCGACGAGCGCACGCGCCGGGCCGCGTATCTCCAGACCCGGCCCGTGTCGCCCCCGCCGGAGGGCGACGGCGGTTCGTACTTCGGGTTCTCCTACACGGTGCTCGTCCCGCTGTTGTTGTTCCTGCCGCCGTTCATCAGCGGCTCGGTCACCGTCGACGTCCTGACCGAGGAAATCGAGCGCGGGACCCTGGAACTGTTGCAGGTCGCGCCCGTCACGATGACGGACATCTTCGACGGGAAAGCGCTGGGAATGGCGGTGCTGGCCCCCGCCCAGGCGTTGCTGTGGATCGCGCTGCTGGTCGTTAACGGGATCACGGTCGCGAACGTCGTCCCGCTGTTGGCGTTGGTCTCGGCGGTCACGCTGCTGGTCGTCGTGCTCGGGGCGGTCCTCGGACTCCTGCTGGGCCAGCGCCGACAGGCCCAGTTGCTGTACTCGATCATCGCGCTTGGCCTGTTCGGCGCGGCCGCGCTCCTGCCGGAACACCCCGCGACCGTGGCCGCGAAACTCGCAGTCGGCAGCGAGACGACCGTCTCGATTGCGACGGTCCTCGCGCTCTCGGTGCTTGCCGTCGCCCTGTACGTCGCGACTCGCCGGTACGTTGGCACGATCGATCCCGAGCGGTACTAG
- a CDS encoding ABC transporter ATP-binding protein yields MIEVRDLRKEYGGFPAVEGSTFSVASGEVFGIVGPNGAGKTTTLKMLAGLIEPTSGSASVAGHDAGDAEMRRRLGFLPEESPLYEEMTANTYLHFFADLYDVPEDVAARRIDETLSELDLEHRDRQLGDVSKGMKRKVAIARSLINDPDVLIYDEPASGLDPLTTNYIIEFTSRLADEGKTIVFSAHNLYHVESICDRVAIMNEGEIVARGDLDQLQAEHGETVYQVYTTVEVPDSVAKNGRYVRTVESMDAVEATREAASEAGGEVVDIRTDQSSLEEVFLNVADGRSDDRRTAGESSPEA; encoded by the coding sequence ATGATCGAGGTCCGCGACCTTCGCAAGGAGTACGGCGGGTTCCCGGCTGTCGAGGGAAGCACGTTCTCGGTCGCATCCGGCGAAGTGTTCGGGATCGTCGGCCCGAACGGGGCCGGCAAGACCACGACGCTGAAGATGCTCGCTGGGCTGATCGAGCCGACCAGCGGGAGCGCCTCTGTCGCCGGCCACGACGCGGGTGACGCCGAGATGCGACGCCGACTCGGTTTTCTCCCCGAGGAGTCGCCGCTGTACGAGGAGATGACCGCGAACACCTACCTGCACTTCTTCGCGGATCTCTACGACGTCCCCGAAGACGTCGCCGCCCGGCGGATCGACGAGACCCTCTCGGAACTCGACCTCGAACACCGGGACAGACAGCTCGGAGACGTCTCGAAGGGCATGAAACGGAAGGTGGCGATCGCCCGGTCGCTGATCAACGATCCGGACGTGTTGATCTACGACGAGCCGGCCAGCGGGCTCGACCCGCTGACGACGAACTACATCATCGAGTTCACCAGCCGGCTGGCCGATGAGGGCAAGACGATCGTCTTCAGCGCGCACAACCTCTATCACGTCGAGTCGATCTGCGATCGCGTGGCGATCATGAACGAGGGGGAAATCGTCGCCCGCGGCGACCTCGACCAGCTACAGGCCGAGCACGGCGAGACCGTCTATCAGGTCTACACGACGGTCGAGGTTCCCGACAGCGTCGCGAAAAACGGCCGGTACGTCCGGACCGTCGAATCGATGGACGCAGTCGAGGCGACGCGCGAGGCGGCGAGCGAGGCCGGCGGCGAGGTCGTCGACATCCGGACCGACCAGTCCAGTCTGGAGGAGGTCTTTCTCAACGTGGCCGACGGTCGATCGGACGACAGACGAACGGCGGGCGAGTCGAGCCCGGAGGCCTGA
- the sucC gene encoding ADP-forming succinate--CoA ligase subunit beta translates to MRLHEYQAKEVFADAGIPTPDSQLAGTVEEAVEAAASIGYPVAVKAQVHVGGRGKAGGIELADSESELRDAADAILGMDLKGYRVERVLVEAAVDFVDELYVGVTMDRGRGRPVAMVSTRGGVDIEEVAAEDPDAIAREHVDPAFGMHPFQARKAVYEAGVDRDVAGDVASILRTLYQLWDERDGSDAEINPLMITSAERDAADSASDEREVIAADAVFNVDEDALFRQPELAEMEDEAGTGDELERKADEYGFDYVRLDGDVGIIGNGAGLVMTTLDLVDYYGGDPANFLDVGGGAKAQRIANALDMVFSDDNVESVVFNIFGGITRGDEVATGINQALEQFDEIPKPVVVRLAGTNAEEGMAILNEELVTVEDTLEEAVKRAVEYATTEAEA, encoded by the coding sequence ATGCGATTGCACGAATACCAGGCCAAGGAGGTCTTCGCGGACGCCGGGATCCCGACGCCGGACTCGCAACTGGCCGGGACCGTCGAGGAGGCCGTCGAGGCGGCCGCGTCGATCGGCTATCCGGTCGCGGTCAAGGCACAGGTACACGTCGGGGGCCGGGGCAAGGCCGGCGGGATCGAACTCGCCGACTCCGAGTCGGAACTCAGAGACGCCGCCGACGCGATCCTCGGGATGGATCTGAAGGGCTACCGCGTCGAGCGCGTGCTCGTCGAGGCGGCGGTCGACTTCGTCGACGAACTGTACGTCGGCGTGACGATGGACCGCGGGCGGGGCCGTCCCGTCGCGATGGTCTCGACGCGCGGCGGGGTCGACATCGAGGAAGTCGCCGCGGAGGACCCCGACGCCATCGCCCGCGAGCACGTCGATCCGGCCTTCGGGATGCACCCGTTTCAGGCCCGGAAGGCCGTCTACGAGGCCGGCGTCGACCGCGACGTGGCCGGCGACGTGGCCTCGATCCTGCGGACGCTCTACCAGCTGTGGGACGAGCGCGACGGGTCGGACGCCGAGATCAACCCGCTGATGATAACGAGCGCGGAGCGCGACGCCGCGGACAGCGCGAGCGACGAACGCGAGGTGATCGCCGCCGACGCCGTGTTCAACGTCGACGAGGACGCCCTCTTTCGCCAGCCGGAACTCGCCGAGATGGAGGACGAAGCCGGCACTGGCGACGAACTCGAACGGAAGGCCGACGAGTACGGTTTCGATTACGTCCGGCTCGACGGCGACGTCGGTATCATCGGCAACGGGGCTGGCCTGGTGATGACCACGCTGGATCTGGTCGACTACTACGGTGGCGACCCCGCGAACTTCCTCGACGTCGGCGGCGGTGCGAAGGCCCAGCGGATCGCCAACGCCCTTGACATGGTCTTCTCCGACGACAACGTCGAGTCGGTCGTGTTCAACATCTTCGGCGGCATCACCCGCGGCGACGAGGTCGCGACCGGGATCAACCAGGCGCTCGAACAGTTCGATGAGATCCCCAAGCCGGTCGTCGTCCGGCTGGCCGGAACCAACGCCGAGGAGGGGATGGCGATCCTCAACGAGGAGCTGGTCACGGTCGAGGACACGCTGGAGGAGGCCGTAAAGCGTGCAGTCGAGTACGCGACAACGGAGGCGGAAGCGTAA
- the trpA gene encoding tryptophan synthase subunit alpha translates to MSLDAVFDTDEPAFVPYLAAGDPSYEASMAYVEALERGGADVIELGLPFSEPIAEGSTIQSAIVRALKAGMTPERYFEFVEDVDVDVPIVCMTYYNLIFQYGGEAGPRAFVERAAEAGISGFVVVDLPAEEADPLRAACDEFGLDLVFIVAPTTTDDRLASMRERVSGYVYVQARTGVTGARDDVSDQTAETLDRISHWAVPKAVGFGIKTGEHAERIVRAGADGVIVGSALVDIVAEGHESGQPVAVTAEKLEAKARELKAGALRGVGATVESE, encoded by the coding sequence ATGAGCCTCGACGCAGTTTTCGACACCGACGAGCCGGCTTTCGTCCCGTATCTCGCTGCCGGCGATCCCTCCTACGAGGCCTCGATGGCGTACGTCGAGGCGCTGGAGCGAGGGGGTGCGGACGTGATCGAACTCGGCCTGCCCTTCTCCGAGCCGATCGCCGAGGGGTCGACCATCCAGAGCGCGATCGTCCGGGCGCTGAAGGCGGGCATGACGCCCGAGCGGTACTTCGAGTTCGTCGAAGACGTCGACGTGGACGTGCCGATCGTCTGTATGACCTACTACAACCTCATCTTCCAGTACGGAGGTGAAGCCGGCCCCCGGGCGTTCGTCGAACGGGCCGCCGAGGCCGGCATCTCCGGGTTCGTCGTCGTCGATCTCCCCGCCGAGGAGGCCGACCCGCTGCGGGCGGCCTGTGACGAGTTCGGGCTGGACCTGGTCTTCATCGTCGCGCCGACGACGACCGACGACCGGCTCGCGAGCATGCGCGAGCGCGTCTCGGGATACGTCTACGTCCAGGCCCGGACCGGCGTGACGGGGGCGCGAGACGACGTGAGCGACCAGACGGCCGAGACGCTCGACCGGATCAGCCACTGGGCGGTCCCCAAAGCCGTCGGGTTCGGGATCAAGACCGGCGAGCACGCCGAGCGGATCGTCCGCGCAGGCGCGGACGGCGTCATCGTCGGCTCGGCGCTGGTCGATATCGTCGCCGAGGGCCACGAGAGCGGACAACCGGTCGCCGTGACCGCCGAGAAACTCGAGGCGAAAGCGCGCGAACTGAAAGCGGGCGCGTTGCGCGGCGTCGGCGCGACCGTCGAAAGCGAGTGA